The Erigeron canadensis isolate Cc75 chromosome 4, C_canadensis_v1, whole genome shotgun sequence genome window below encodes:
- the LOC122597203 gene encoding putative ubiquitin-conjugating enzyme E2 38: MEDVFSEEDSDEDSDEDTLMVTTLDDENVMRRYESFKKFDTLVDHSDHNLLWEMEEQSASHSRGWEEIVKKQWKDLEKSLPGGIYVRGYKGRMDLLRACIVGPQGTPYHDGLFFFDMAFPSKYPEEHPVIEYHSCGLTINLNFMCGYEWLRSCIRTRKYKWEGEELWEPGTSTMLHLLVFLQKLLNEKPFFNSSYYMSYISIIENEISSIMYDECIFVKSLKTMGYIMRNPPQGFEDLVVGHFRERACDILKACKAYKDGLQVGSNVSGAGCKFGTNSITFMNDLDSCFEPLAVAFSKIGAREVADEFCHLVGIPSRIKLGES; encoded by the exons ATGGAAGATGTGTTTTCGGAGGAGGATAGCGACGAGGATAGTGACGAAGATACACTAATGGTAACAACACTTGATGACGAAAATGTTATGAGAAGGTACGAAAGCTTCAAGAAGTTTGATACTCTGGTAGACCATTCAGATCATAATTTACTGTGGGAAATGGAAGAGCAGTCGGCAAGT CATTCAAGAGGTTGGGAGGAAATAGTAAAGAAACAATGGAAGGATCTTGAGAAGAGCTTGCCTG GTGGGATATACGTGAGGGGTTATAAGGGGAGAATGGATCTTTTAAGAGCTTGCATTGTCGGGCCTCAGGGAACTCCGTATCACGACGGTCTCTTCTTTTTTGATATGGCTTTCCCAAGCAAGTACCCTGAAGAACATCCT gTTATAGAGTATCACTCATGTGGTCTTACCATTAATCTAAATTTCATGTGTGGTTATGAATGGTTGCGGTCATGTATAAGAACTCGTAAGTATAAGTGGGAGGGAGAGGAGTTGTGGGAGCCTGGCACTTCAACTATGCTCCATCTTCTTGTATTTCTGCAAAAACTTTTGAACGAAAAACCTTTTTTCAACTCTAGTTATTATATGAGCTATATAAGCATTATCGAGAATGAAATTTCATCAATAATGTACGACGAGTGTATCTTTGTCAAATCACTAAAAACAATGGGCTATATCATGCGCAACCCACCCCAG GGCTTTGAGGATTTGGTGGTTGGTCATTTTCGGGAGCGTGCTTGTGACAtcttaaaggcatgtaaagcaTACAAGGATGGTTTGCAAGTTGGGTCTAATGTCAGTGGCGCTGGTTGCAAATTCGGAACCAACTCAATCActtttatgaatgatttagatTCATGCTTCGAACCTCTTGCAGTCGCTTTTAGCAAAATTGGGGCACGGGAGGTAGCTGATGAGTTTTGTCACCTGGTGGGGATTCCCTCAAGAATCAAGCTGGGAGAATCTTGA